In Limibacter armeniacum, a single window of DNA contains:
- a CDS encoding UDP-N-acetylmuramoyl-tripeptide--D-alanyl-D-alanine ligase — protein sequence MEIEKLYQLYLKHPNISTDTRKIEEGMLFFALKGGNFNGNKFALQALEKGAAYAIIDEEAYATDKRMILVEDVLTTLQQLAHHHRTQFDIPFIAVTGSNGKTTTKELLHRVLAKKYRTHATKGNFNNHIGVPLTLLEMPLDTEMALVEMGDNHVGEVTELCKIAEPTHGFITNIGKDHIEGFGSFEANVRAKSEIFDYLIKNDGIVFVNSQDRIIANMAKRFKAPVWYGGEYDFANLELLGASPFIRYKDRQDREVQTKTIGSYNFQNMLTAFCIGKYFEVPVEEIHDAIANYAADNNRSQLIEKGTNLIILDAYNANPSSVEVAMENLEQFDTEKQKVVILGDMRELGDISQDEHHKMVEMAESKNFVLSFFVGEEFFKQKDNPGAFYKEKEELHKHLQDNPIQNALILVKGSRGIGLETVLELL from the coding sequence ATGGAAATAGAAAAATTATATCAGCTATACTTAAAGCACCCCAATATTTCTACCGACACAAGAAAAATTGAAGAAGGCATGCTGTTTTTTGCCTTGAAAGGTGGCAACTTCAACGGAAATAAATTTGCTTTACAAGCGCTTGAAAAAGGAGCTGCCTATGCCATCATTGATGAAGAAGCTTATGCCACAGACAAGCGTATGATCCTCGTCGAAGATGTGCTTACTACGCTTCAGCAATTGGCTCACCATCACCGTACTCAATTTGACATTCCATTTATTGCTGTAACTGGATCTAACGGTAAAACAACCACCAAAGAGTTACTCCACAGAGTACTGGCCAAAAAGTACAGGACACATGCTACCAAGGGGAATTTCAACAATCATATTGGTGTACCTCTTACCTTACTGGAAATGCCTCTTGATACTGAAATGGCGCTGGTTGAGATGGGAGACAACCATGTTGGTGAAGTAACTGAACTTTGTAAAATAGCTGAGCCGACACACGGCTTCATCACCAATATAGGAAAGGATCACATAGAAGGGTTTGGGAGCTTTGAAGCCAATGTAAGAGCCAAGAGCGAAATCTTTGATTACCTTATCAAGAACGATGGAATTGTCTTTGTCAACTCTCAGGATCGTATCATTGCCAATATGGCAAAGCGTTTCAAAGCACCTGTCTGGTATGGTGGTGAATATGATTTTGCCAACCTTGAGCTGCTTGGTGCCAGCCCGTTTATTCGATATAAAGACAGACAGGACAGAGAAGTGCAAACCAAGACAATTGGCTCGTACAATTTCCAGAATATGCTGACGGCATTCTGTATAGGTAAATATTTTGAAGTTCCAGTTGAAGAAATACACGATGCCATTGCCAATTATGCGGCTGACAATAACCGTTCGCAGCTAATTGAAAAAGGCACGAACCTTATTATTCTGGATGCATACAATGCCAACCCTTCTTCTGTTGAGGTCGCTATGGAAAACCTTGAGCAGTTCGATACAGAAAAGCAGAAAGTGGTAATATTGGGCGACATGCGTGAATTGGGAGATATCAGTCAGGACGAGCACCATAAGATGGTTGAAATGGCTGAATCGAAAAACTTTGTACTTTCTTTCTTCGTAGGCGAAGAATTTTTCAAACAAAAAGACAATCCTGGAGCTTTCTATAAGGAGAAAGAGGAACTACATAAGCACTTACAGGACAATCCAATTCAAAATGCACTGATCCTTGTCAAAGGCTCAAGAGGAATTGGTTTGGAAACTGTTCTGGAACTTTTATAA
- a CDS encoding M42 family metallopeptidase, with protein sequence MDQQSKTFLTKYLNNASPTGFEAEGQKIWLDYLKPYIDEHYVDVYGTAVGVINPDAPYKVVIEAHADEISWFVNYISPEGYIYVVRNGGSDHQIAPSKRVNIHTKNGIVKGVFGWPAIHVRKEKEDNPSMDNIFIDIGAESKDEVLEMGVHVGCVITYEDEVAELNGKFISGRALDNRIGGFMIAEVARRLYENDIKLPFGLYIVNAVQEEIGLKGAEMIANRIKPNVAIVTDVCHDTTSPMYNKQKQGESKCGKGPVLTYGPAVQNNLLNMIIDTAEEKGIEFQRLAASRITGTDTDAFAYSGEGVASALISLPLKYMHTTVETAHKEDIEDTIKLMYEFLVQLENGHDFRYIK encoded by the coding sequence ATGGACCAACAAAGCAAAACATTTCTGACTAAATACCTTAATAATGCTTCACCTACTGGATTTGAAGCAGAAGGCCAAAAAATATGGCTGGATTACCTGAAACCTTATATCGATGAGCACTATGTAGATGTTTACGGCACAGCGGTTGGTGTTATCAACCCTGATGCTCCATATAAAGTAGTAATCGAAGCTCACGCTGATGAAATCTCGTGGTTTGTAAACTACATCTCACCTGAAGGCTACATATATGTTGTAAGAAATGGTGGCTCTGACCATCAGATTGCTCCTTCAAAAAGGGTGAATATCCACACCAAAAACGGTATTGTTAAAGGTGTCTTCGGTTGGCCTGCCATCCACGTACGTAAGGAAAAGGAAGACAACCCAAGCATGGACAATATCTTTATCGACATCGGGGCTGAGTCAAAAGATGAAGTATTGGAAATGGGTGTACACGTTGGCTGTGTAATCACTTATGAGGATGAAGTTGCTGAACTGAATGGCAAGTTTATCAGTGGTCGTGCCCTTGACAACCGAATTGGTGGCTTTATGATCGCAGAAGTAGCCAGAAGGCTGTATGAGAATGATATAAAACTGCCATTTGGACTGTATATCGTAAATGCTGTACAGGAAGAAATTGGTCTGAAAGGTGCAGAAATGATCGCCAACAGAATCAAGCCAAATGTAGCGATTGTCACTGACGTATGCCATGACACCACTTCACCGATGTACAACAAGCAGAAGCAAGGTGAAAGCAAATGTGGTAAAGGTCCAGTTTTGACTTATGGCCCTGCTGTACAGAACAATTTGCTGAATATGATCATTGACACTGCTGAGGAAAAAGGCATCGAGTTCCAAAGACTTGCGGCTTCACGTATTACTGGAACGGATACAGATGCTTTTGCCTATTCAGGTGAAGGGGTTGCATCAGCATTGATTTCCCTGCCGCTGAAATACATGCACACAACTGTTGAGACAGCTCACAAGGAGGACATTGAAGATACGATCAAGCTTATGTACGAATTTTTGGTACAGCTTGAAAACGGACACGATTTCCGTTATATCAAATAA
- a CDS encoding peptidase associated/transthyretin-like domain-containing protein, whose amino-acid sequence MKKKIFLALAFVGMLLTLTSATNVDAVGGLIVLKVTVIDSKGNPVRDAEVSLFDNEDDADAMANPAVEIKKTNSHGHASWFGGGLAEKKYYIKAKKGKLESESGLETTRLEKGKVNRLNVIVGEGLEIMIPNETNKEAKK is encoded by the coding sequence ATGAAGAAGAAAATCTTTTTGGCTCTTGCATTTGTAGGAATGCTTCTTACGTTGACAAGTGCAACCAATGTTGATGCAGTTGGAGGACTTATTGTCCTGAAAGTTACTGTAATTGATTCAAAAGGTAATCCTGTACGTGATGCGGAAGTATCTCTGTTTGATAATGAGGATGATGCAGATGCAATGGCAAACCCTGCTGTAGAAATCAAGAAAACCAATAGCCACGGACATGCATCATGGTTTGGTGGTGGATTGGCTGAGAAAAAATACTACATCAAGGCAAAGAAAGGAAAACTGGAATCAGAGAGTGGTCTTGAAACTACTAGACTTGAAAAAGGAAAAGTAAACAGGCTGAATGTAATTGTTGGGGAAGGTTTGGAAATCATGATTCCAAACGAAACCAATAAGGAAGCAAAGAAGTAA
- a CDS encoding class I SAM-dependent methyltransferase produces MNQSSKTSFDFLAPYYDRLARIVFGKHIVNVQLDLLSELRANDKVLIVGGGTGWILPEIFDRYPAIQVTYVEASPKMVAQAKAKLDLELHSQVQFVVATHQIVKEQSIYDAVITFFFLDVLQESEQSDAIQKLGGALKKGGKWLLADFQLRKGVHFIWQWVLLQLMLFFFKITSNLHITRLPSFENLFDQHEYKHEVLRTYFAGMIFGKSLKKL; encoded by the coding sequence ATGAATCAATCAAGTAAAACAAGCTTTGATTTTTTGGCTCCATACTATGACAGGTTGGCAAGGATCGTTTTTGGTAAACACATTGTCAATGTCCAATTGGACTTACTTTCAGAGTTAAGAGCGAATGACAAGGTGCTGATCGTAGGAGGAGGGACTGGTTGGATTCTTCCTGAGATTTTTGATAGATATCCAGCGATTCAAGTTACCTATGTTGAAGCTTCTCCAAAGATGGTAGCCCAAGCCAAAGCAAAATTGGATCTGGAGTTACATAGCCAAGTCCAGTTTGTTGTAGCTACTCACCAAATTGTAAAAGAGCAAAGTATATATGATGCCGTTATCACCTTCTTTTTCTTGGATGTTTTGCAGGAAAGTGAACAATCTGATGCCATACAGAAGTTAGGTGGAGCATTGAAAAAAGGAGGGAAGTGGCTGTTGGCGGACTTTCAGTTAAGAAAGGGAGTTCATTTTATCTGGCAATGGGTACTACTTCAGCTCATGTTGTTCTTCTTCAAGATTACAAGTAACCTTCATATCACAAGGTTGCCATCATTTGAAAACCTCTTTGATCAACATGAATACAAGCATGAAGTACTACGTACTTATTTTGCTGGGATGATATTTGGGAAGAGCCTCAAAAAACTATAA
- the porD gene encoding type IX secretion system protein PorD: MKYPLRKLFLLVLLACCNIGWAQELDINVTVNGERVQTQEQQVFTDLQNAMEKFLLSQEWTTDTFEEFERIKSNIQVTLNSNTDINNQVYEANVQIQSLRPVYGTDYETPVMNYLDNKWLFSYRPSDPMIFSENTYSTELTSLMAYYSYLILALDYDTFSPKGGTPFYERALNIANYSQQSGGRGWDQLGDKRDRVFLIRDLTNPLFEPFREALYEYHRLGMDKFEENPDEARKVILSALRKIEQVRDAVPISITIDMFFDTKAPELINVFSQGDKTVIAEAVQLMIKLNPTNANKFRKLL, encoded by the coding sequence ATGAAATACCCATTGCGAAAATTATTCTTACTGGTACTACTTGCTTGCTGTAATATTGGTTGGGCACAAGAACTTGATATCAATGTAACGGTGAATGGCGAACGTGTGCAGACACAGGAGCAACAGGTGTTTACGGACTTACAAAATGCCATGGAGAAGTTTCTGTTGTCTCAGGAGTGGACCACAGATACTTTTGAGGAGTTTGAAAGAATTAAGTCCAATATTCAAGTAACCCTCAACAGCAATACTGATATCAATAATCAGGTTTATGAGGCAAATGTGCAGATTCAATCACTCAGACCTGTATACGGTACAGACTATGAGACACCTGTAATGAATTATTTGGACAATAAATGGCTTTTTTCATATAGACCATCTGATCCCATGATCTTTTCTGAGAATACCTATTCTACAGAACTGACATCGCTGATGGCTTATTACTCTTACCTGATTCTAGCTTTGGATTATGATACATTCTCGCCAAAAGGAGGAACACCATTTTATGAGAGGGCTTTAAACATCGCAAACTACTCGCAACAGTCAGGTGGTAGAGGTTGGGATCAGTTGGGGGATAAACGTGACCGTGTATTCCTGATCAGGGACTTAACAAATCCTTTGTTTGAGCCTTTCCGTGAAGCTTTATATGAGTATCATAGGTTGGGAATGGATAAGTTTGAAGAAAACCCAGATGAAGCACGCAAAGTGATTTTGTCAGCGCTGAGAAAAATTGAACAAGTAAGGGATGCAGTTCCGATTTCAATAACGATTGATATGTTTTTTGATACGAAAGCACCTGAACTGATTAATGTCTTTTCTCAAGGTGATAAAACGGTTATAGCAGAAGCTGTTCAACTGATGATCAAGTTGAACCCAACGAATGCGAACAAATTCAGAAAACTACTGTAG